Within the Streptomyces sp. NBC_00353 genome, the region CTCGCACCGAGCACGGTCAGGCCCTGGGTGGCGACCACGACCGGTTCCAGTGCGACGGAGACCACCTCGGGGTGGTCGTCGACGAGCCGGGACACCCGCAGCAGCAGCTCTTCGAGCGCCGCTGTGTCGACGGGCGCCGAGCCGCGCCAGCCGAAGAGGACCGGGGCCGCCCGAATGGACCGGATGAGCTCGGCGGCGTCGCGGTCGGTGGCCGGAACGAGGCGGTGGGCGGTGTCGCCGAGGAGCTCGGAGGGCGCGCCGGCCAGCCCGAAGGAGAGGACGGCACCCGCGGCCGGGTCGATCGTGGCCCGTACGACGGTGTCCACGCCGCGCGGTGCCATGGACTGGACGACGGGCTGGAGCTCGGTGGGCTTGCCGAGCAGGTCGGTCAGCTCGCCGTAGGCCCGGCGCAGCGCGGTCTCGTTGGCAACGTCCAGCCGGACGCCGCCGAGGTCGGCGCGGTGACGCAGATGCGGTGCGGTGGTCTTGAGCGCGACCGGATAGCCGAGCCGGGCCGCCGCAGCGACGGCGGCGTCCGGGTCGGGGGCCGGGAGCGTCGGTCGTACGGTGATCCCGTAGCGGCCCAGCAGTTCGCACGCCTCGTCGTGACTGAGCGGGCGGCCGCGCGGGTCGGGGTCGGGCCCGAGGAGCGCGTCGATACGCGCGGCGGCGCCGGCCTCGTCGATGGTGTCGTCGAGGAACTCGGGCACCTTCCCCGGCACGGCGGCCTGCCGCCGCCACTGGGCGTACTTCACGGCCTCGGCCAGAGCCCGCACGGCACGCTCGGCGGCGGGGTAGGCGGGGATGCGGCCGAGGATGGGGACGGCGGGGGTGTCGCCCGGGCCCGTGCCGGACCGCTGCTGCGTGAGCTGGTCGCCGGGCGCGGTCGGCGGCGCGGCGTGGGCGGTGGGCGGGACGGCTCGATCGGCCGGCGCAGCCGAAGCGTCCGGGGCAGCCGGCGCGGATGCACGCACCACCCGTGGCACCGCGGCCGTGCTCGTGGCGGCGGCGAGCGCCTCGGCCAGGCCGCCGATCTCCACATGGACGACGGCCACCGGCTTGGCCGGGCCCGTGGCCGCGGCGGTGCGCAAGGCGGCTGCCAGGACCTCACCGTCACCCGATTCCGCTTCGCCGTTCTCCCCCACCCAGGGGATCGCCGTCACGACCACCGCGTCACAGGTCCTGTCGGCGAGGGCCTCGGCCAGCGCGTCCCGGAAGTCCTGCGGGGTGGCCGCCGTGGTGAGGTCGCGGGGCGGGCGCGGGCGCAGCCCCTCGGCGAGGCAGGCGTCGTACGTGAGGAGGCCGAGGGACTCGGAGTTGCCGAGAATCGCGACCCGCGGGCCTTCCGGGAGGGGCTGGTCGGCGAGGAGCAGGCCCGCGTCGACCATCTCCGTCACCGTGTCGACGCGGATCACGCCCGCCTGCCGCATGAGCGCGGAGACCGTCGCGTCCGGGATCCGGCTGATCGGTACCGCATGGCCCGGTGGGGTGCTGCCGCTGTGCCGGGCGCCCTTCACCACGACCACAGGCTTCACCGCCGCGGTGCGTCGGGCGAGGCGGGTGAACTTGCGCGGGTTGCCGAGCGATTCGAGGTACAGCAGGGCGACGTCGGTGTCCGGGTCCTCGTACCAGTACTGCAGGAAGTCGTTGCCCGAGATGTCGGCGCGATTGCCCGCGGAGATGAACGTGGACAGGCCCGCGCCGCGCCGGTAGAGCCCGGAGAGCAGCGCGATGCCGATGGCGCCGGACTGCGTGAACAGGCCGATGCGTCCGGGCGCCGGCGATTCGGGGGCGAGGGAGGCGTTCAGCCGTACGGCGTCGGAGTTGTTGATGACGCCGAAGGCGTTCGGGCCGATGATGCGCATGCCGTACGAGCGGGCCTGGCGCACCAGTTCGCGCTGCCGCTCCCTGCCTTCGGCCCCCCACTCGGCGTATCCGGCGGAGAGGACGACGAGGCCCTGGACGCCGTGCTCGCCGCAGTCGGTGACGGCCTCCGGGACCCGGTCGGCGGGCACGGCGACGACCGCGAGGTCGACCGGTTCGCCGATCTCGCCGATGGAGCGGTGGGCGGGGACACCGTCGATCGTGGCCTGGTCCGCGGCGAACGCGCTGTTCACCGCGTACGCGCGGCCGGTGAATCCGGCGGCGAGGAGGTTGCGCAGGACCGTGCGGCCCACCCCGCCGGGGTTGCGGCCGGTGCCGACGACGGCGACGGAACCCGGCGCGATCAGCCGCTGCACCGACCGCGCCTCGGCCCGCTGCTCACGGGCGCGCTGGACGGCGAGGGACTCGGCGGTCGGTTCGAGGTCGAGGGTGAGGTGGACGGCGCCGTCCTCGAAGCTGCGCTGCTGGGTGTATCCGGCGTCCCGGAACACCTTGATCATCTTGTTGTTGGCGGGCAGCACCTCGGCGGCGAAGCGCCGGATGCCGCGCTCGCGGGCCACTGCGGCGATGTGTTCCAGCAGCGCCGACGCCACGCCGCGGCCCTGGTGGGCGTCCTGGACGAGGAAGGCGACCTCGGCCTCGTCGGCGGGGGCGGAGGCGGGCCGGCCGGTCGCGTCGATCCGGTCGTAGCGGACGGTGGCGATGAACTCGCCGCCGATCGTGACGGCGAGACCCACCCGGTCGACGTAGTCGTGATGGGTGAAGCGGTGCACGTCCTTGGCGGAGAGCCGCGGATAGGGGGCGAAGAACCGGTAGTACTTCGACTCGTCAGAAACCTGCTCGTAGAAGCTGACCAGTCGCTCGGCGTCGTCCGTGGTGATGGGCCTGATCCGGGCCGTGCCACCGTCGCGGAGCACCACGTCCGCTTCCCAGTGGTCGGGGTACGCGTGATGCGGACTCTGCTCCGGCGTGGGCTGCATGGGCAAAGCCTACGGCTCGGTCAGCGGTCGCGTACGGCTCGGGGCCGGGGCAGTCTGAGAGGGCCGATCGGCCTTGCGGCACGGGCTGCGGCACCGGGTCGCTGGTCGGCCGGAACATCGCGCACCACATGAGAGACTGGTCTAGACAACCATTGATTCGTGAAGGGCAGAACCATGGCTGAGCGCCGCGTCAATGTCGGTTGGACCGAGGGCCTGCACGCCCGCCCCGCTTCCATCTTCGTCCGTGCCGCCACGGCGTCGGGCGTCCCCGTGACGATCTCCAAGGCCGACGGCAGCCCGGTGAACGCCGCTTCCATGCTCGCGGTGCTCGGCCTCGGCGCGCAGGGCGGCGAGGAGATCGTGCTCTCGTCCGCGGCGGACGACTCCGAGGCGGCGCTCGACCGACTGGCGAGGCTGGTCGAGGAGGGGCTCGACGAGCTCCCGGAGACCGTCTGATTCCGGACTTCCCCGGACCGTTCCAGCCGGACGTATTTCTGCGGCAGAGCCGCGGCACCTTTGACCGGGGCCGCGGCTCTTTCGTTTTCGCGAACCATACCGATCCCCGGGCGCACTTCAGTCAGCTTCCGCGGTTTCCGGAGTTAATTCGGGCAGCCGAAACAAAGCCCAGCCGAATTACATCTCTTTGTATACGGCGCATGTGTTAATGACGGCCGCTCGCGGTGTTTACGGCATGTTGCGAAGTTCTCACCCGGCCGGGCCGCGGCGGGGCGGACTCACGGCCCGGGGTGCGGTCCGGGCTGCGGTCCGCACGCCGCAGCCGGTGCGCGGCGGTGGCGCGCTCGGCGTGCTGCGCGGCCAGCGCTCTGGCCCGTTCCGCGTCACCGCGCGCGACTGCGTCCACGATGGCCCCGTGCTCGGCCCAGGAATCGGTGGGGCGGGCCGGCTGCTCGACCGCGTACATCCAGGCGATCTTGTGCCGGAGCTGGGTGAGCAGCGCGATGAGGCCGGGGCTGCCGGAGGCCTGGGCGAGCGTCTCGTGGAACCAGCCGCCCAGCGAGCGCAGATCCTCGCCCTCGCCCCGCCTGGCCCGCTCCTGCCCCAGCCTGACCAGGCCGCGGAGGACTTTGAGGTGTGCCTCGGTGCGGCGCTGCGCGGCGCGGGCCGCACCCAGCGGCTCCAGCAGCATCCGGACCTCCAGCAGGTCGGCGGCCTCCTGCTCGGTGGGCTCGGCGACACAGGCTCCGGCGTGCCGGCGGGTGACCACGAAACCCTCGGACTCCAGGGTGCGCAGCGCTTCCCGTACCGGGACACGGGACACCCCGTAACGACGTGCGAGCAGTTCCTCGGTGAGTCTGCTGCCGCGTTCGAAGACACCGGAGACGATGTCGTCACGGATTGCCGTGCATACCGAATGCGCCGGAATGCGCATGTCCGAACCTCCGCCTTAATCCCCGCGAAACGCGGCCGATCGACGCCTGTTCTGTGACTCTATTGCAATGCGGCTGCATTTCCGACGCCGAGTCGAAATCCATGAATATCTTTTGGTCCGAAGACGGTTCGGCAAGCGCCTCCGGCGGGGGCCGGTCCGGGTACGCCGAAGGCCCCGGCGGGAAGCCGGGGCCTTCTGGGGTGCTGCGTCGGTCAGACGTTGACGCCGTGGGCGCGCAGATACGCGACGGGGTCCATGTCGGAGCCGTACGAAGGCGTGGTCCGGGCCTCGAAGTGGAGGTGCGGTCCGGTGGAGTTGCCGGTCGAGCCGGAGAAACCGATGCGCTGGCCCGCGCCGACGCTCTGGCCGACCGACACGCCGATCGACGAGAGGTGACCGTACTGGGTGTACGTGCCGTCCGTCATCCGGAGCACGATGTTGTTGCCGTACGCGCCGCCCCAGCCGGCCTCGACGACCGTGCCGGCGCCGACGGCGACGACGGAGCTGCCGGAGGGGGCGTGGAAGTCGATGCCCGAGTGGCGGCCGGAGGACCAGAGGGAGCCGCTGGACTTGTAGCCGGTGGTGACGTACGAACCGGCGATCGGGAGCTGGAAGGCTCCGAGGCGGGTGCGCTCGGCGGAACGGGCGGCGCGCGCCTTCGCCTCGCGGGCCGCCTTGGCGCGGGCTTCGGCCTTGGCCTCGGCTGCCGCCTTGGCGTTCGCTTCGGCCTTCGCCTTGGCAGCGGCCTTGGCCTGGGCGGCCGCCTTCGCCTTGGCGGCGATCTCGGCCTGGCGCTTCTGCACGTCGGCCTGGGTGGCCACCTGCTCGGCGAGGGTGCCCTCGATGGCGATGACCTGGTTCAGGCCGGTCTCGCTGACGGAGGGGGCTTCGGTACCGGCGGCGAGCGCCGGAGAGGCCAGCCCACCGATGACGCCGGTGGTGGCCAGAGCTGCGATGCCGGCTATCTGCGCGCTCTTGCGCGTCAGACGGTTCGGGGCACGGTGCTTCCCGGTGGGGCGGGTGAACGCCATGAGGTGGCTGGTCCTTTCCTTCCTTCTCGCCTACCGGGTTAGCTGACGGGTTCGGAGCAGGAAGGTCTCCTACGGATCCGCGAGCCCCACAAGAGGCGCGCAGGCATCCGATTCACCCCAGGGACTGCGTGGGTCCCCGGCTCCCCAGGCTCGCGCCTGACGGGGACTCGGCGATAGCTGCCCGGCGCCGCGGATGCGGCATACGGGTGACGGACAGCGCTGCCGACGCTAAGCGGGGGGACTTTCATTCACCAAACGGACAGGGCGTTTTGTAGCGCATCCCACAGGGCACACGGGCATCTATCCGACAAATCAGACAAAAGGGAAGACCCCGGCGAGAAGCCACTCGCAGGGGTCTCCCTCTGTCCCGATATGCGGTTATTTGATACGTCAGCCGGTAACGACCGACACCTCTCCGATGCCCAGCGCCCGGACCGGCTCCTCGATCTGCGCGGCGTCGCCGACGAGGATCGTGACCAGACGGTCCACCGGGAAGGCGCTGACCACCGCCGCGGTCGCCTCGACCGTGCCGGTCTCGGCGAGGCGGGCGTACAGCTGCGCCTGGTAGTCGTCCGGGAGGTGCTGCTCGACCTGGTCGGCGAGCGTGCCCGCGACCGAGGCCGCCGTCTCGAACTTCAGCGGGGCGACACCCACGAGGTTCTGCACGGCCGTCTCGCGCTCGGCGTCGGTCAGGCCCTCGGCCGCCAGCGTCCGCAGGACCGTCCACAGGTCGCCGAGCGCCGGTCCGGTGGATTCCGTGTCCACCGAGCCGCTGATGGCCAGCATCGCGGCGCCCGTCGCCCCGGAGGCGGAGTCCGGCGCCGACGACCGCAGGACCTGCGCGAAGGCCCGTACGCCGTAGGTGTAGCCCTTCTCCTCGCGCAGCACCCGGTCCAGCCGGGAGGTGAGCGTGCCGCCCAGGCAGTACGTGCCGAGGACCTGGGCCGGCCACACGCTGTCGTGCCGGTCGGCTCCGATGCGGCCGATCAGCAACTGGGTCTGCACGGCTCCTGGACGGTCGACGATGACCACTCGGCCGGTGTCGTCGGCGGTGATCGGCGGGACCGGCCGGGACTCGGCGCTGTTCCCGGACCAGTCGCCGACGGTGTCGGCGAGCAACGCCTCCAGGTCGATGCCCGTGAGATCACCGACGACCACGGCGGTCGCGGTGGAGGGGCGGACATGGGCCTCGTAGAAGCTGCGGACGGCCGCGGAGTCGATCCGCTCCACCGTCTCCTCGGTGCCCTGGCGCGGGCGCGACATCCGCGCGGTGGCCGGGAAGAGCTCCTTGGAGAGCTGCTTGGCGGCGCGGCGGGCCGGGTTGGCCTGCTCGTGCGGGATCTCGTCGAGCCGGTTGCGTACCAGCCGCTCGATCTCGCTGTCGGAGAACGCGGGTGCCCGCAGCGCCTCGGCGACCAGACCGAGCGCCTTGGCCAGCCGGGAGGCCGGGACCTCGAGGGAGACCCGGACGCCGGGGTGGTCGGCGTGCGCGTCGAGGGTGGCCCCGCAGCGCTCCAGCTCGGCTGCGAACTCCTCCGCGGAGTGCTTGTCGGTGCCCTCGGACAGCGCCCGCGCCATGATCGTGGCCACGCCGTCGAGGCCCTCGGGCTCGGCGTCCAGCGGGGCGTCGAGGTAGATCTCGACCGCGACGACCTGCTGGCCGGGGCGGTGGCAGCGCAGCACCGTGAGCCCGTTGGGCAGGGCGCCGCGCTCGGGGGCGGGGAAGGCCCAGGGCCTGGCCGTGCCCGCGGTCGGCTGCGGGTGGTACTCCATCGATACTCCAGTCGCGGCAGCGTCGGTCACTTGTCCGCCCCTTCGTGCGCGTCGGTGTCGGCGTCCGTCTCGTCGGCGGCCGCCCCATCGGTGGACTCGGCCGGCTCGACCGGCTCGTAGACGAGCACCGCCCGGTTGTCGGGGTGAAGCTGGGCCCTGGCGGCCGCCTGGACCTCTTCCGCGGTGACGTCGAGCACCCGCTGGACGGCGGTCAGGGCGAGCTGCGGGTCACCGAACAGCACGGCGAACCGGCACAGTTCGTCGGCGCGGCCCGCCACCGTACCGAGCCGGTCCAGCCACTCGCGCTCCAACTGGGCCTGGGCGCGCTCCATTTCCTCGGGCGTCGGACCCTCGGCCGCGAACCGGGCCAGCTCCTCGTCGACCGCGGTCTCGATCTGCGCCACCTCGACCCCGCCGGACGTCTTCACGTCCAGCCAGCCGAGCGAGGGCGCACCGGCGAGCCGCAGCAGTCCGAATCCGGCCGCCACGGCCGTCCGGTCGCGGCGGACCAGGCGGTTGTGCAGCCGGGAGGACTCGCCACCGCCCAGCACGGTCAGCGCGAGGTCGGCGGCGTCGCACTCCCGGGTGCCGTCGTGCGGCAGCCGGTAGGCGGCCATCAGCGCCCGCGCCGGGACCTCCTCACGGACCTCTTCACGCAGCTGCTCGCCGATGGTCTCGGGGAGCGCGCCGTCGCGCGGCGGCTGCTTGCCGTCGTGGGACGGGATGGAGCCGAAGTACTTCTCGATCCAGGCGAGCGTCTGCTCGGAGTCGATGTCACCGACCACGGACAGCACCGCGTTGTTGGGCGCGTAGTACGTACGGAAGAAGGTGCGTGCGTCGTCGAGCGTCGCTGCGTCCAGGTCGGCCATCGAGCCGATCGGGGTGTGGTGGTACGGGTGGCCCTCCGGGTAGACGAGAGCGGTCAGCTTCTCGAACGCCGTGCCGTACGGCACGTTGTCGTAGCGCTGACGGCGCTCGTTCTTGACGACGTCCCGCTGGTTCTCCATGGACTCGTCGTCGAGCGCGGCGAGCAGTGAGCCCATCCGGTCGGCCTCGAGCCACAGGGCCAGCTCCAGCTGGTGCGTGGGCATCGTCTCGAAGTAGTTGGTCCGTTCGAAGCTGGTGGTCCCGTTGAGGGAGCCGCCGGCCCCCTGCACCAGTTCGAAGTGTCCGTTCCCCTTGACCTGTCCGGAGCCCTGGAACATCAGGTGCTCGAAGAGATGCGCCAGACCCGTGCGCCCCTTGACCTCGTGGCGCGAACCGACGTCGTACCAGAGGCACACCGCGGCGACCGGGGTCAGATGGTCCTCGGAGAGCACCACGCGCAGGCCGTTGGCCAGACGGTGCTCGGTCGCTGTCAAGCCGCCGGAGCCGGCCTGGGCTGTGGCCGTGTGACCCATGGGCATGTACGTCCCTTCGATCGCGATACTGGATTTCCTGCGAGACCTGCCACTGTAAGCAAGCGGACGGACACCTGGCGAAGTTCCCGTGCCGTGGAAGTTCGCGTGAAAGAGCGCCGGACGGCCCCTGAGGGCTGTCCCGTAATCCCTGGCGGCCGGACGACGACAGCTACGGCACCTCGCCGCGTTGCCGGAACGCCCGAATACGACCGGTATGAGGATGCCCTTCCGCCTTCCGATGCACCGCATCCGACGCCGCGCACTGATCCACCAGGGATTACGGGACAGCCCTTAGAGACGGGTCGAGGTCGGGGTTGTCAGTGCGGCGGTCCACAATGGTCCGCGTCAGAACCAGAGGTTGCCCGAACAGATCTGTGAAGGAGTCGCAGCAGCGATGGCCCGCCGCAGTACGAAGACCCCGCCGCCGGACGACTTCGAGGAGAAGATCCTCGACATCGACGTCGTCGACGAAATGCAGGGCTCCTTCCTCGAGTACGCCTACTCGGTGATCTACTCACGGGCCCTGCCGGACGCCCGCGACGGCATGAAGCCGGTGCACCGCCGCATCGTGTACCAGATGAACGAGATGGGGCTGCGCCCCGACCGCGGCTATGTGAAGTGTGCCCGCGTCGTCGGCGAGGTCATGGGCAAGTTGCACCCGCACGGCGACGCGTCGATCTACGACGCGCTGGTGCGGATGGCCCAGCCGTTCTCGATGCGGCTCCCTCTCGTCGACGGACACGGCAACTTCGGCTCGCTCGGAAACGACGACCCGCCGGCCGCCATGCGGTACACCGAGTGCCGGATGGCCGACGCCACGTCGCTGATGACGGAGTCGATCGACGAGGACACCGTCGGATTCCAGTCGAACTACGACGGTCAGGAGCAGGAGCCGCTCGTCCTCCCGGCCGCGTATCCGAACCTCCTGGTCAACGGCTCGTCCGGGATCGCGGTCGGCATGGCGACCAATATGCCGCCGCACAACCTGGGCGAGGTCATCGCCGCCGCCCGCCATCTCATCAAGCATCCGGGTGCGGACCTGGAGACCCTGATGCGGTTCGTTCCCGGTCCGGACCTGCCGACCGGGGGCCGGATCGTGGGCCTCGGCGGCATCAAGGACGCGTACGCGGCCGGCCGCGGCACGTTCAAGATCCGTGCGACCGTCTCCGTGGAGAACGCCACGGCGCGCCGCAAGGGTCTGGTCGTCACCGAACTGCCGTTCACCGTCGGTCCGGAGAAGGTGATCGCCAAGATCAAGGACCTGGTCTCGGCGAAGAAGCTCCAGGGCATCGCCGACGTCAAGGACCTCACCGACCGCGAGCACGGCCTGCGCCTGGTCATCGAGGTCAAGAACGGCTTCGTGCCCGAGGCCGTACTGGAGCAGCTCTACAAGCTGACGCCGATGGAGGAGTCCTTCGGCATCAACAATGTGGCGCTGGTCGACGGGCAGCCGCTCACGCTGGGCCTCAAGGAGCTCCTCGAGGTCTATCTCGACCACCGCTTCGACGTGGTGCGCCGCCGCAGCGAGTTCCGCCGGACCAAGCGTCGCGACCGGCTCCATCTGGTCGAGGGCCTGCTCGTCGCGCTGATCGACATCGACGAGGTCATCCGGCTCATCCGGTCCAGTGACAATTCGGCGCAGGCGAAGGAGCGGCTCATCGAGCACTTCTCGCTGAGCGAGATCCAGACGCAGTACATCCTGGACACCCCGCTGCGCCGGCTGACCCGGTTCGACCGGATCGAGCTGGAGAGCGAGCGGGACCGGCTCAACACCGAGATCGACGAGCTGACCGCGATCCTCGAATCGGACGCCGAGCTGCGCAAGCTGGTCTCCACCGAACTGGCCGCGGTCGCCAAGAAGTTCGGCACCGACCGGCGTACGGTGCTGCTGGAGTCGGCCGGTGCCCAGGTCGCTGCGGTGCCGCTGGAGGTCGCGGACGACCCGTGCCGGGTGCTGCTCTCCTCGACCGGTCTGCTGGCCCGTACGGCCACCGGCGACCCGATCGCGTTCGACGAGGACGCCAAGCGGGCCAAGCACGATGTGATCGTGTCGGCCGTGCCGGCGACGGCGCGCGGCGACGTGGGTGTGGTGACGTCCACCGGACGGTTGCTGCGGCTCGCGGTGATCGACCTGCCGCAGCTCCCGGACACGCACGCGGCGCCCAATCTCTCGGGCGGGGCGATGGTTTCGGAGTTCCTCACGCTGGACAACGACGAGGAAGTCGTCTGCCTCACCACGCTCGACGAGTCCTCCCCCGGCCTGGCGATCGGCACCCTGCAGGGGGTCGTCAAGCGGGTGGTGCCGGACTACCCGGCCAACAAGGACGAGTTGGAGGTCATCACGCTCAAGGAGGGTGACCGGATCGTCGGCGCCGCCGAACTGCGTACCGGCGAGGAGGACCTGGTCTTCATCACGTCCGACGCGCAGCTGCTGCGCTACCCGGCGGCGCAGGTGCGGCCGCAGGGCCGGCCGGCCGGCGGTATGGCGGGGGTGAAGCTGGCGACGGGCGCCGAGGTGCTCTCGTTCGGCGCGGTGGATCCGGCGGTGGACGCGATGGTGTTCACGGTGGCGGGCTCGCACGGCACGCTGGACGACTCGGTGCTGACGGCGAAGCTCACACCGTTCGACCAGTATCCGCGCAAGGGCCGGGCCACCGGTGGAGTGCGCTGTCAGCGGTTCCTCAAGGGTGAGGACGTCCTGGTGTTCGCCTGGGCGGGCGCGCTGCCGGCGCGGGCGGCGCAGAAGAACGGCACGCCGACGGAGCTGCCGGAGCCGGATCCGCGGCGCGACGGTTCGGGTACGCCGCTGGCCAAGCCGGTCGCGGTGATCGCCGGACCGGTGTAGCCGGCCGCCCGGCCCCTGCGGCCGGGCGGTGCCAGGCCGATGGGCTACGCGTCGTCGACCGGCTGCTGTACGTACCGCAGGACGCCCCACATGCTCTGCTCATGTGCGGCGTCCTGCGGCGTGTCCGGGGACATTGCCTCGTGCGGGGCGGTGTCCGGCGCAGCAGATGCGGAGTTCTCGCGGCAGTCGGTCAGTTCCTTGTGCAGGGTGTCCGGGTCGATGCCGGAGCCGATCAGCACGAGCTGGGTGAGACGCGGTTCGTCGCGCTTCCAGGGCCGGGGGCCGAACCGCAGGAATCTGCCGACGGCATGCAGCGCATATGTGTTGCCGCGGTCGCCCGCGCCGAAGTCGACGAACCCCTTGAGCCGGTAGAGGCCCTCGGGCCGGGAGTCGAGAAACTCCATCAGTCGGCGGGGGTTCATGGGCACGTCGGAGGTGAAGGAGACACTCTCGTACGCGGCGTGCAGATGCCCCGCGTGTGCCTCGGCGTCCCCTTCCGCCCCTTCCTCCAGCAGGAGGTCCTCGAAGGTGAGCTGACGCATCCTCTCCTCACCGTCCGGCCGCAGCGCCGGGTCGAAGAGCAGTTCCGGGTCGATGCGCCCGTACGTGGCGGAGATGACGGCCGCCCCGCTGCCGGTCGCCGCGATGGCCTTGCGGATGCGGCTCTGTTCCTCGTCCTCGATCCGGTCGGTCTTGTTCAGCACGACCAGATCGGCGACGCCGAGATGGCGGTCGATCTCCGGATGGCGCCCCCGGGTGGCATCGAATTCGGCGGCGTCGACGACCTCGACCAGTCCCCCGTACACGATGTGCGGGTTGTCGCTGGCCAGCAGCATCCTTACGAGCTCCTGGGGTTCGGCGAGTCCGCTCGCCTCGATGACGATCACATCGAGGCGGGCGGCGGGCCGGGTGAGCGTCTCCAGGAAGGTGTCGAGTTCGCTCGCGTCGACGGCACAGCACAGGCAGCCGTTGCCCAGCGAGACGGTCGAGCCGACCTGGCCCGAGACCGTCATGGCATCGATCTCGATGGAGCCGAAATCGTTGACGATCACACCGATCCTGTTCCCCGCACGGTGGCGCAGGAGGTGGTTGAGCAGAGTCGTCTTGCCGGATCCCAGGAACCCGGCCAGGACGATGACCGGGATCTGCTGCTTACGGGGCGGGGACGACGGGTTCAACGGGGGCCTTCCTAAGGGAAACGTCAGGGCGCCGGGACCGGCTGGGGCGGCGTCGGACCGATGTAGCGGGCCGCCGGACGGATGATCTTGGAGTCCTCCGCCTGCTCCAGGATATTGGCG harbors:
- a CDS encoding DNA gyrase/topoisomerase IV subunit A; this translates as MARRSTKTPPPDDFEEKILDIDVVDEMQGSFLEYAYSVIYSRALPDARDGMKPVHRRIVYQMNEMGLRPDRGYVKCARVVGEVMGKLHPHGDASIYDALVRMAQPFSMRLPLVDGHGNFGSLGNDDPPAAMRYTECRMADATSLMTESIDEDTVGFQSNYDGQEQEPLVLPAAYPNLLVNGSSGIAVGMATNMPPHNLGEVIAAARHLIKHPGADLETLMRFVPGPDLPTGGRIVGLGGIKDAYAAGRGTFKIRATVSVENATARRKGLVVTELPFTVGPEKVIAKIKDLVSAKKLQGIADVKDLTDREHGLRLVIEVKNGFVPEAVLEQLYKLTPMEESFGINNVALVDGQPLTLGLKELLEVYLDHRFDVVRRRSEFRRTKRRDRLHLVEGLLVALIDIDEVIRLIRSSDNSAQAKERLIEHFSLSEIQTQYILDTPLRRLTRFDRIELESERDRLNTEIDELTAILESDAELRKLVSTELAAVAKKFGTDRRTVLLESAGAQVAAVPLEVADDPCRVLLSSTGLLARTATGDPIAFDEDAKRAKHDVIVSAVPATARGDVGVVTSTGRLLRLAVIDLPQLPDTHAAPNLSGGAMVSEFLTLDNDEEVVCLTTLDESSPGLAIGTLQGVVKRVVPDYPANKDELEVITLKEGDRIVGAAELRTGEEDLVFITSDAQLLRYPAAQVRPQGRPAGGMAGVKLATGAEVLSFGAVDPAVDAMVFTVAGSHGTLDDSVLTAKLTPFDQYPRKGRATGGVRCQRFLKGEDVLVFAWAGALPARAAQKNGTPTELPEPDPRRDGSGTPLAKPVAVIAGPV
- a CDS encoding CobW family GTP-binding protein; translation: MNPSSPPRKQQIPVIVLAGFLGSGKTTLLNHLLRHRAGNRIGVIVNDFGSIEIDAMTVSGQVGSTVSLGNGCLCCAVDASELDTFLETLTRPAARLDVIVIEASGLAEPQELVRMLLASDNPHIVYGGLVEVVDAAEFDATRGRHPEIDRHLGVADLVVLNKTDRIEDEEQSRIRKAIAATGSGAAVISATYGRIDPELLFDPALRPDGEERMRQLTFEDLLLEEGAEGDAEAHAGHLHAAYESVSFTSDVPMNPRRLMEFLDSRPEGLYRLKGFVDFGAGDRGNTYALHAVGRFLRFGPRPWKRDEPRLTQLVLIGSGIDPDTLHKELTDCRENSASAAPDTAPHEAMSPDTPQDAAHEQSMWGVLRYVQQPVDDA